From the genome of Scytonema hofmannii PCC 7110, one region includes:
- a CDS encoding glycosyltransferase — MTHFGLICPASTGHLNTMLPLGKELQNRGHRVTLIGVLDAKSKTIAAGLEFRAVGESEFPIGTMAQGLTELGKLNGLAATKYTVDLLKQGTVIILQDAPKVIKEIGVEALLVDQVSSGGASVAESLGIPFITICSAVVLNREPGVPPHFTNWRYNPAWWARLRNQMGYKLLKSVSNPIGKVIAEYRQQHNLPLPSRSNDAFSPLAQISQQPAEFEFPRQNLPKWFHFTGPYHNLTGRESVTFPYDKLTGKRLIYASLGTVQNRLQYVFQDIARACEGLDVQLVMSLGGALAPEALPNLPGNPLVVKYAPQLELLQKASLTITHAGMNTTLECLNHGVPMVAIPIANDQPGIAARIAWTRTGEVVPLQKLSVPRLREAIERVLTQDSYKQNALRLQEAIRKAGGVTRAADIVEKAVSTGVPILA, encoded by the coding sequence ATGACTCATTTTGGATTAATCTGTCCTGCATCCACCGGTCACCTCAACACCATGCTTCCCTTGGGGAAAGAACTGCAAAATCGGGGTCATCGCGTTACTTTAATTGGGGTACTGGATGCTAAATCTAAAACGATCGCAGCAGGATTGGAATTCCGAGCCGTTGGTGAATCTGAGTTTCCTATTGGGACGATGGCTCAAGGTTTGACAGAATTGGGGAAACTTAATGGATTGGCAGCAACAAAATACACTGTTGACCTATTGAAGCAAGGAACTGTAATTATCCTTCAGGATGCACCAAAAGTCATCAAAGAGATAGGTGTAGAAGCACTATTAGTAGACCAAGTTTCATCAGGGGGTGCATCTGTTGCAGAATCTCTGGGTATTCCCTTTATAACTATATGCAGTGCTGTAGTTCTCAATCGAGAACCTGGTGTTCCCCCTCATTTTACAAACTGGCGTTACAATCCAGCGTGGTGGGCGCGTCTACGCAATCAAATGGGTTACAAATTACTAAAAAGCGTGAGTAACCCTATTGGGAAAGTCATAGCTGAATATCGACAACAGCACAATTTGCCCCTACCCTCTCGCTCTAATGATGCTTTTTCTCCACTCGCTCAAATTAGTCAACAACCAGCAGAATTTGAATTTCCAAGGCAGAATTTGCCCAAATGGTTCCACTTTACAGGTCCCTATCATAATTTAACTGGTCGTGAATCTGTAACTTTTCCATACGATAAGTTGACTGGAAAACGGTTAATTTATGCCTCACTTGGGACTGTACAAAATCGTCTCCAGTATGTTTTTCAAGATATTGCTCGAGCGTGTGAGGGGTTAGATGTTCAGTTGGTGATGTCTTTGGGAGGCGCACTCGCACCAGAAGCACTACCCAACCTACCCGGAAATCCTCTAGTTGTTAAATATGCACCTCAGTTGGAATTGCTTCAAAAAGCCAGCCTCACAATTACTCATGCAGGAATGAATACCACACTGGAATGCTTAAATCATGGTGTACCAATGGTTGCCATTCCCATTGCCAATGACCAACCAGGGATAGCCGCACGTATTGCTTGGACTAGAACAGGTGAAGTTGTTCCCCTGCAAAAATTGAGTGTTCCTAGATTGCGAGAGGCGATCGAGCGAGTTTTGACACAAGACTCTTACAAGCAGAATGCTTTAAGGTTGCAAGAAGCTATTCGTAAGGCGGGAGGAGTGACTCGCGCTGCTGATATTGTGGAAAAGGCTGTATCGACTGGGGTACCAATTTTAGCTTAA
- a CDS encoding nucleotidyl transferase AbiEii/AbiGii toxin family protein, which translates to MRLFEHSDFQDAVKAAENYFARPGLTAQFIEKDYYVTEVLRIVALLYPTQVIFKGGTSLAKGWKLIERFSEDIDLFLNRDAFNPRLSNTKVDWELTALENSVSQHPGLTFKDKKYKKGVYRHSFFNYVQQFSGNSAISNRIFLEIGTRSGIYPQENILLSSYIAKFLQEIGETLEAEDELPFPMQLLHFRRTFVEKLFAIDSKVVSYKKQQEPIGTSARHYYDLFQLAQKNEVQKMLNSEEYSEIRQDCHNISQQHFPNYSPPEDIKFSKSEALFPTGELRQMLIKEYNKQCSTLCYAEYPTWDQIESYFEGLRDLL; encoded by the coding sequence GTGAGACTTTTTGAGCACTCTGATTTTCAAGATGCTGTCAAAGCTGCTGAAAACTACTTTGCTCGACCTGGTTTAACTGCACAGTTCATTGAGAAAGACTACTACGTCACAGAAGTGCTAAGAATTGTTGCGCTTCTGTACCCAACTCAAGTCATTTTCAAAGGCGGAACTAGTCTTGCTAAAGGATGGAAGTTGATAGAAAGGTTTTCAGAAGACATCGACCTGTTTTTGAATCGCGATGCATTCAACCCACGTCTTAGTAATACGAAAGTTGATTGGGAGCTAACGGCATTAGAGAATTCAGTGAGCCAACATCCAGGTTTAACGTTTAAGGATAAGAAGTACAAGAAGGGAGTCTACCGCCATAGTTTTTTTAACTATGTCCAACAATTTTCAGGTAATAGCGCTATTTCTAACCGTATATTCCTAGAAATAGGAACACGTAGCGGGATTTATCCTCAAGAAAATATTTTGTTATCTTCTTACATAGCCAAATTTTTACAAGAAATTGGTGAAACTCTTGAAGCTGAAGATGAATTGCCATTTCCCATGCAATTATTGCATTTCCGGAGAACTTTTGTAGAAAAGTTATTCGCTATAGATTCTAAAGTTGTAAGTTACAAAAAACAGCAGGAACCAATAGGAACGAGTGCTAGACATTACTACGATCTTTTCCAGCTAGCCCAAAAAAACGAAGTTCAGAAAATGCTTAATAGTGAAGAATACAGCGAAATTAGACAAGATTGCCATAACATTAGTCAACAGCATTTCCCAAATTATTCTCCTCCTGAAGATATAAAGTTTTCCAAGAGTGAAGCTCTTTTCCCCACAGGTGAACTTCGGCAAATGCTTATTAAAGAATACAATAAGCAATGTAGTACTCTCTGTTATGCAGAATATCCAACATGGGATCAAATTGAATCATACTTTGAAGGACTTCGTGACCTGCTTTGA
- a CDS encoding IS110 family transposase — translation MLPTKPQLQTESLQSLKQINLNAAGIDIGADNHWVSVPADRDTQCVRRFGCFTAELYALADWLAKCGVNTVAMESTGVYWIPVFQILEARGFEVKLVNAHYVKTVPGRKSDVLDCQWLQQLHTYGLLSGSFRPDDQICVLRSYIRQRDNLIRSSTTHVLRMQKALTEMNIQLHRVITDITGTTGLTIIRAIIAGEHNPQKLASLKDCRIKSSTEQIAAALTGDYRAEQLFILQQELHLWEVYQSQIASCDEKIEQCLAAFDSKVDVSAKPLSKPKQRGIKPRGNSPAFDLRTHLYRISGVDFTRIDGFGVLTVQAILSEVGLDPSRFPTVKHFTSWLGLCPGSRITGGKVKSSQTRPVINRAAHAFRMAAQSLRNSRTALGAFYRRLRARCGTPKAITATAHKLARIFYHLWTTGGEYADPGVDYYEHKYHERMVNQLKKKAQSLGFELVAPPSVTECVS, via the coding sequence ATGCTACCAACTAAGCCCCAACTCCAGACGGAAAGTTTGCAAAGCTTAAAGCAAATCAACCTGAATGCAGCAGGAATCGATATAGGTGCCGATAATCATTGGGTGAGCGTTCCGGCTGATCGTGATACACAGTGTGTGCGTCGTTTTGGATGTTTCACTGCAGAACTTTATGCTTTAGCTGATTGGCTGGCTAAATGTGGCGTGAACACCGTGGCTATGGAATCAACAGGAGTTTACTGGATACCAGTGTTTCAAATTCTGGAGGCACGAGGTTTTGAAGTCAAACTGGTAAATGCTCATTACGTCAAAACTGTACCTGGTCGCAAAAGTGATGTTCTTGATTGTCAATGGCTACAGCAGTTGCATACCTATGGTCTATTATCTGGGTCATTTCGTCCTGACGACCAAATTTGTGTGTTGCGTAGCTATATCCGCCAACGAGATAACTTGATTCGTAGTAGTACAACTCATGTGCTTCGTATGCAGAAAGCTTTGACGGAAATGAATATACAGTTGCATCGAGTTATCACTGACATTACAGGCACTACAGGTTTAACAATTATCCGCGCTATTATTGCTGGTGAGCATAATCCACAAAAGTTAGCAAGCCTTAAAGACTGTCGTATCAAAAGCAGTACTGAGCAGATTGCTGCTGCCTTGACTGGAGACTATCGTGCCGAGCAACTGTTCATTCTCCAACAAGAGTTGCACCTGTGGGAAGTCTATCAGTCTCAGATAGCTAGCTGTGATGAAAAAATTGAGCAGTGTCTGGCTGCATTTGATTCTAAAGTGGATGTGTCCGCGAAACCCCTATCAAAACCTAAGCAACGAGGCATAAAGCCCCGTGGCAATTCTCCTGCTTTTGACTTGCGTACCCATCTCTATCGCATTAGTGGTGTCGATTTTACCCGCATTGATGGTTTTGGAGTATTAACGGTGCAAGCTATCTTATCTGAGGTAGGGTTAGATCCAAGTCGCTTTCCAACAGTCAAGCATTTTACTTCTTGGCTTGGTCTGTGTCCTGGTTCTCGGATTACTGGCGGTAAGGTGAAAAGTTCTCAAACTCGCCCTGTGATTAATCGAGCAGCTCACGCATTCCGGATGGCGGCTCAATCTTTACGCAACAGTCGCACTGCCTTGGGCGCTTTCTATCGACGGTTACGAGCGCGTTGCGGTACTCCCAAAGCCATTACAGCTACAGCTCATAAACTGGCAAGAATTTTCTACCACCTGTGGACAACTGGCGGTGAGTATGCCGATCCCGGAGTGGACTACTACGAACACAAATATCACGAACGTATGGTGAACCAACTCAAGAAAAAGGCTCAATCTCTAGGCTTTGAACTTGTAGCGCCGCCCTCTGTGACTGAGTGTGTTTCTTAG
- a CDS encoding alpha-1,2-fucosyltransferase — MEKSKYTTESETNRVFSVFETFNKDAASAKISSTDSDATASEPVLTMSSLGKLGRFGNQLFQYAFLRICAKKSGARVECPPWIGQTLFGHNDAPISRRLPPAIEHKDFGKSLFDVIPEFIPYLEKLADAKSYRIDSKVLESDLANVDLWGFFQLETRLLKPNQEFFRSLFQPVQELKLPLKEGLNKLSAKGKTIIGIHIRRGDYITEARVGFTLVFPTKWYREWLDSIWNELEDPILYLCSDDLDSIIPEFEKFSPVTWRDLEVNLPERMQALNIEFYIDFFMLSKCDVVCISNSNFSFVACMLNERGKMFVRPHWNFSTKFTVFDPWDSEPLLWLGGQQTKFSKSWADILYTTYVTQGFWVMLKSICIYAPSSYMRGLGLRAYLGYQIQGVVGVVKSLLYTLGWRSVWQQSQITSK; from the coding sequence ATGGAAAAATCAAAATATACTACTGAAAGCGAAACCAATAGAGTGTTTAGCGTCTTTGAAACTTTTAACAAAGATGCAGCAAGTGCCAAAATTTCATCGACAGACAGTGATGCAACTGCCAGTGAACCTGTTCTCACAATGTCCAGTCTTGGTAAATTGGGACGATTCGGCAATCAGTTGTTTCAGTATGCTTTCTTAAGAATTTGTGCAAAAAAAAGCGGAGCAAGGGTAGAGTGTCCTCCGTGGATTGGTCAAACTCTCTTTGGACATAACGATGCACCCATTTCCCGACGCTTACCTCCTGCAATTGAGCATAAGGACTTCGGAAAAAGTTTGTTTGATGTTATTCCAGAATTCATTCCTTATCTTGAAAAACTAGCTGATGCAAAAAGTTATCGGATAGATTCAAAAGTGCTGGAGTCCGATCTAGCTAACGTAGATTTATGGGGTTTCTTCCAATTGGAAACCCGACTACTCAAACCAAATCAAGAATTTTTTCGGTCACTTTTCCAGCCAGTTCAGGAACTAAAGTTACCGTTGAAGGAGGGTCTGAATAAACTTTCTGCCAAAGGTAAAACAATCATTGGAATTCATATTAGACGAGGGGATTACATTACAGAAGCAAGGGTTGGATTTACATTGGTATTTCCTACAAAATGGTATCGTGAATGGCTCGACAGTATATGGAACGAATTAGAAGATCCTATTCTTTACCTTTGTAGCGACGATCTCGATAGCATTATTCCAGAATTTGAAAAATTTTCTCCTGTGACTTGGAGAGATTTGGAAGTGAACCTACCAGAAAGAATGCAAGCTTTGAACATAGAGTTTTACATCGACTTCTTTATGTTAAGCAAGTGCGACGTAGTTTGCATCAGCAATAGTAACTTCAGCTTCGTTGCTTGTATGCTAAATGAGCGTGGCAAGATGTTTGTTCGTCCCCACTGGAATTTCTCTACAAAGTTTACCGTTTTTGACCCTTGGGATAGTGAACCATTGTTGTGGTTAGGAGGTCAACAGACAAAATTTAGTAAAAGTTGGGCTGATATCTTATACACAACTTATGTTACTCAAGGTTTTTGGGTAATGCTTAAAAGTATATGTATTTACGCTCCTAGTAGCTACATGAGAGGTTTAGGTCTTCGAGCATATTTGGGTTATCAAATTCAAGGGGTCGTTGGTGTAGTTAAGAGCTTGTTGTATACATTAGGTTGGCGTTCTGTGTGGCAACAATCACAAATAACTTCAAAATAA
- a CDS encoding DUF6088 family protein, with translation MEKPKNVAKYIRKTIETREEGYWMYADFSSLPATAVSKTLSRMVKEGTLERVSKGLYYRPRMTRFGRSHPCHSEIQKLARERHLLMNLHPAGVSAANLLGFTTQNSVHGEFATSANSAPRKIIGSRARLHTRRPSTWNELSDTEASLLDFLRCKGELSELSARETKQRLLNYFREDSCFERLLEVADTEPPRVRAMLGAIGQEIGKSRASLEKLRQGLKPTSRFDFGKLRNLRYAKEWQAK, from the coding sequence ATGGAAAAGCCTAAAAATGTTGCAAAATATATCCGCAAGACAATAGAGACCCGCGAAGAAGGATATTGGATGTATGCCGACTTCTCGTCACTTCCTGCTACTGCGGTAAGCAAAACACTCTCGCGAATGGTAAAAGAGGGAACCTTAGAACGAGTCAGTAAAGGTCTCTACTACCGTCCACGGATGACGAGGTTTGGTCGCAGTCACCCATGTCACAGCGAGATTCAAAAACTGGCAAGAGAACGTCATTTGTTAATGAACTTACACCCTGCAGGAGTCAGTGCAGCTAATCTATTGGGATTTACAACTCAAAACTCAGTACACGGGGAATTTGCTACATCTGCTAACAGTGCTCCTAGAAAAATCATTGGCTCTCGTGCTCGGCTTCACACTCGTAGACCATCGACTTGGAATGAGTTATCTGACACTGAAGCATCCTTGCTAGATTTCTTGAGGTGCAAAGGAGAATTGAGCGAGTTGTCTGCTAGGGAAACAAAGCAACGACTACTTAATTATTTCCGAGAAGACTCATGCTTTGAGAGACTTTTAGAAGTAGCAGATACAGAACCTCCGCGAGTTCGAGCCATGTTAGGTGCGATCGGACAGGAAATTGGGAAAAGTCGCGCTAGTTTAGAGAAGCTTCGACAAGGATTGAAACCGACATCTCGGTTTGATTTTGGCAAACTGAGAAATCTTCGCTATGCAAAGGAGTGGCAAGCTAAGTGA
- the ruvB gene encoding Holliday junction branch migration DNA helicase RuvB: protein MAIISSKKQPQDPNENPKKRHESGASPPKDNLLQPEAAIDEGKQEESIRPQRFADYIGQKDLKEVLEIAIKAAKSRGEVLDHLLLYGPPGLGKTTMAMILASEMGVNCKITSAPALERPRDIVGLLVNLKPGDILFIDEIHRLSRMTEEILYPAMEDYRLDITIGKGSSARTRSLPLSKFTLVGATTRAGALTSPLRDRFGLIQKLRFYEVDELSKIVLRSAQFLQTAIAEDGAAEIARRARGTPRIANRLLKRVRDYAQVKSSGEINELVAAEALELFQVDPCGLDWTDRRMLTVIIEQFNGGPVGLETIAAATGEDTQTIEEVYEPYLMQISYLQRTPRGRMATASAYKHLGYKPPNQQLSLLP, encoded by the coding sequence ATGGCGATTATTTCCTCGAAAAAACAGCCTCAAGATCCAAATGAAAACCCAAAAAAGCGCCATGAGTCAGGCGCATCACCCCCTAAAGACAATCTTTTGCAACCCGAAGCAGCTATTGACGAAGGTAAGCAAGAAGAAAGTATACGACCACAGAGATTTGCAGACTACATTGGGCAAAAGGATTTAAAAGAGGTCTTGGAAATCGCCATCAAGGCAGCTAAGTCAAGAGGTGAAGTGCTGGATCACCTCTTACTGTACGGTCCTCCGGGTTTGGGCAAAACAACAATGGCGATGATTTTAGCGTCCGAGATGGGGGTAAATTGCAAAATCACCAGTGCGCCAGCTTTAGAACGTCCTAGAGATATTGTTGGGTTATTAGTGAATTTAAAACCAGGGGATATTCTGTTTATCGATGAAATTCATCGACTGTCAAGAATGACAGAAGAAATTTTATACCCTGCTATGGAAGATTATCGTTTAGACATTACCATTGGTAAAGGTTCTAGCGCCCGGACTCGGAGTTTACCACTATCAAAGTTTACCTTGGTTGGAGCCACAACTCGCGCAGGCGCACTGACTTCACCACTGCGCGATCGCTTTGGCTTAATTCAAAAATTGCGGTTTTACGAAGTCGATGAACTGAGCAAAATTGTACTGCGAAGCGCCCAATTCCTTCAAACAGCGATCGCAGAAGATGGAGCAGCAGAAATTGCCCGTCGTGCTCGCGGAACGCCCCGTATCGCCAACAGGTTACTTAAGCGAGTACGTGATTACGCACAAGTCAAATCTTCTGGAGAGATTAACGAACTAGTCGCAGCAGAAGCATTGGAACTGTTTCAAGTAGATCCTTGTGGATTGGATTGGACTGACCGTCGGATGTTAACCGTCATCATAGAACAATTTAATGGAGGTCCGGTAGGATTGGAAACAATTGCTGCAGCAACGGGAGAAGATACGCAAACTATTGAGGAAGTGTACGAACCCTATCTCATGCAAATAAGTTATTTGCAACGGACTCCTCGCGGAAGAATGGCGACAGCATCAGCGTATAAGCATCTGGGTTACAAGCCTCCCAATCAACAGTTATCTCTTTTGCCGTAA
- a CDS encoding cytochrome P450: MSVFQLPDGPKTHPWLQTLQWLTNPLEYMEACAKRYGDIFTLCLGPVFRPQVFISNPQAIQQIFTTDPKYLDSGEPAGIRSPLLGRQSMLALEGKPHQRQRKLLTPPFHGERMQVYTQLISDITKQVTSQWKVGEPFAVRPSMQAISFQVILKAVFGLQEGERYENLTKRLSATLNPKYPLLNAFVFLFPLLQRDFGSWSPGAKMMQRIQHIDELIYAEIRERKEQPDSSRNDILSLMMLARDENGEPMTDVELRDELITLLVAGHETTATSLAWAFYWIHKLPQVREKLLQELDSLGENPEPNAILRSPYLNAVCSETLRLYPVAVLALNRVVKSPLEIMGYQLEPGTLVIPCIYLTHHREDLYPDSKQFKPERFLEHQFATSEYLPFGGGNRRCIGLAFALMEMKLVLATVLSMWQLELADNQSVQPVRQGALIRPSGGVSMVVKGLRQTPRVLETATSI; this comes from the coding sequence ATGTCAGTTTTTCAACTACCCGACGGTCCCAAGACCCACCCCTGGCTTCAAACACTCCAGTGGCTGACTAATCCTCTGGAATATATGGAAGCTTGTGCAAAACGTTATGGCGATATTTTCACTCTCTGTCTAGGACCAGTTTTTAGACCACAGGTTTTTATTAGCAACCCTCAAGCGATTCAGCAGATTTTTACCACCGATCCAAAATATTTGGACTCTGGCGAACCTGCAGGTATCCGATCTCCTTTGTTGGGGCGACAATCCATGTTGGCTTTAGAGGGAAAACCCCACCAACGGCAAAGAAAGCTGTTGACGCCTCCCTTTCACGGAGAACGAATGCAGGTCTATACCCAGCTGATTAGTGATATTACCAAGCAAGTCACCAGTCAATGGAAGGTAGGCGAGCCTTTTGCTGTAAGACCTTCCATGCAAGCCATCTCCTTTCAAGTGATTTTGAAAGCTGTATTCGGATTACAGGAAGGAGAACGTTACGAAAATTTAACGAAGCGACTGAGTGCAACGCTCAATCCAAAATACCCTTTATTAAATGCGTTTGTCTTTCTTTTTCCTTTGCTGCAAAGAGATTTTGGTTCGTGGAGTCCTGGGGCAAAAATGATGCAGCGAATACAGCACATAGACGAACTCATCTATGCTGAAATTCGGGAGCGTAAAGAGCAACCAGATTCGTCCCGCAATGATATTCTCTCTTTAATGATGTTGGCTCGTGACGAAAATGGTGAGCCAATGACTGATGTAGAATTGCGAGATGAGTTAATTACTCTATTAGTAGCAGGTCACGAAACGACTGCCACTTCCTTAGCTTGGGCATTTTACTGGATTCACAAGTTGCCACAAGTCCGCGAGAAATTGCTGCAAGAACTTGATAGCTTGGGAGAAAATCCAGAGCCAAACGCTATCTTGCGATCGCCCTATTTAAATGCTGTTTGTTCAGAAACACTGCGCCTTTATCCAGTAGCGGTGCTGGCATTAAATCGAGTGGTTAAATCTCCACTAGAAATTATGGGTTACCAATTAGAACCAGGTACTTTGGTAATTCCTTGTATTTATTTGACTCATCATCGGGAAGATTTATATCCCGATTCAAAGCAGTTTAAGCCAGAGCGTTTTCTAGAGCATCAATTCGCTACCTCCGAGTATTTGCCATTTGGAGGGGGTAATCGTCGGTGCATTGGTTTGGCATTTGCTTTGATGGAAATGAAACTAGTTCTGGCAACAGTACTCTCTATGTGGCAACTGGAACTAGCCGATAATCAATCCGTGCAGCCAGTACGTCAAGGTGCGCTTATAAGACCATCAGGCGGAGTATCAATGGTGGTGAAAGGATTGCGGCAAACTCCAAGAGTCCTGGAAACTGCTACCTCTATCTAG
- a CDS encoding tetratricopeptide repeat protein: MLRLIGILLSVLLIFGWVEPSLAATLPLNLTPEQLHQQDEFANQAFAATDKGDFATAELYWTKIIEQFPDNPAAWSNRGNSRVSQNKLQEALADYNKAVELAPNVTDPYLNRGTALEGLGRWNDAIADYDRVLELDPKDAMAYNNRGNALSGLGKWEEAIADYKKCNEIAPNFAFARANYALALYETGKVNEAIREMRNITRKYPKFADVRAALTAAYWVSGQKGEAESNWVSAYGLDPRYKDINWVAHIRRWPPSLVAALEKFLTLK, encoded by the coding sequence ATGCTAAGACTTATTGGGATTTTGCTAAGTGTATTGCTAATATTTGGTTGGGTTGAGCCTTCTTTAGCGGCAACTCTACCATTGAATCTCACTCCAGAACAGTTACATCAGCAAGATGAGTTTGCTAACCAAGCTTTTGCTGCTACAGATAAAGGTGATTTTGCCACCGCCGAATTATACTGGACGAAGATTATAGAGCAATTTCCTGATAATCCAGCTGCTTGGAGTAATCGGGGGAATTCCAGAGTGAGTCAGAATAAATTGCAAGAGGCTCTGGCTGACTATAATAAAGCTGTGGAACTTGCACCAAATGTGACCGACCCCTACTTAAATCGCGGTACGGCATTGGAAGGGTTGGGAAGGTGGAATGATGCGATCGCAGATTACGATCGCGTTCTGGAACTTGACCCTAAAGATGCTATGGCATATAACAATCGGGGAAATGCTCTATCAGGTTTGGGAAAATGGGAAGAGGCGATCGCAGACTATAAAAAATGTAATGAAATTGCTCCCAATTTTGCCTTTGCTCGTGCCAACTATGCCCTAGCGTTGTATGAAACTGGCAAAGTAAATGAAGCAATTCGCGAAATGCGAAATATTACTCGTAAATATCCGAAGTTTGCTGATGTGCGTGCTGCGCTCACAGCTGCTTACTGGGTAAGCGGACAAAAAGGAGAAGCAGAAAGCAACTGGGTATCGGCATATGGGCTTGACCCCCGCTACAAAGATATTAATTGGGTAGCCCATATCCGTCGTTGGCCCCCTAGCTTAGTCGCCGCCTTGGAAAAGTTTTTGACACTTAAGTAG
- a CDS encoding glycosyltransferase, which translates to MAHIGIVCPSETGHLNPMLGLGRELQKRGHDVTVFQLLDTQQKVVSSGLKCHVIGQSEFPIGSMLQRAATLGKLSGIAGVRYTIEFGKREVAMTLRELPDTIKAADIDILLIDQARREVGSVAEFLDIPFISVCNALIFNVESKIPPGFTTWSYNPSWWASVRNQVGYSLIKRLAQPILALVNDYRQQWKLSPHTSANDAYSKLAQISQQPAEFEFPRQHLPPCFHFTGPFVDSASREPVYFPFEKLTGQPLIYASMGTLQNRQKEIFQYVAKACVGLDAQLIISLGGGNTPESMPKLPGAPLIVGYAPQLELLKKATLTITHGGLNTVLESLSNGVPMVTIPVTNDQPGVAARLAWTGAGEMLPLSRLSIPKLRDAVQRVLTEDSYGKQAVRLQEAIRRAGGLRRAADIIEKVVSTGKPVLGTMGG; encoded by the coding sequence ATGGCTCATATTGGTATTGTCTGCCCTTCAGAAACTGGTCATCTCAATCCCATGCTTGGATTAGGGAGAGAACTTCAAAAGCGCGGTCATGATGTTACTGTCTTTCAGCTTCTTGATACCCAACAAAAGGTGGTCTCATCTGGACTAAAATGTCATGTCATTGGACAGTCTGAATTCCCAATAGGTTCAATGCTCCAACGCGCTGCTACGCTAGGGAAACTTAGTGGGATTGCTGGGGTACGTTACACAATCGAATTTGGAAAACGAGAAGTTGCAATGACTCTGCGGGAATTACCAGATACCATTAAAGCAGCAGATATAGACATACTATTAATCGATCAGGCTAGACGCGAGGTTGGATCTGTTGCAGAGTTTCTAGATATTCCATTTATAAGCGTATGCAATGCCTTAATTTTTAATGTAGAAAGTAAGATACCCCCTGGTTTTACAACCTGGAGTTATAATCCGTCATGGTGGGCATCTGTACGTAACCAAGTAGGCTACTCGTTGATTAAGCGCTTAGCACAACCAATATTGGCTCTAGTAAACGATTATCGTCAGCAGTGGAAATTGTCTCCGCATACTAGTGCTAATGATGCCTACTCTAAACTGGCGCAAATCAGTCAACAACCTGCTGAGTTTGAATTTCCCAGACAACATTTGCCTCCGTGCTTTCATTTCACAGGTCCTTTTGTTGACTCAGCCAGTCGAGAACCTGTGTATTTCCCTTTTGAAAAGTTAACTGGGCAACCGCTGATTTACGCTTCTATGGGAACTTTGCAAAATCGTCAGAAAGAGATTTTCCAATATGTTGCAAAAGCTTGTGTAGGATTGGATGCTCAGTTAATCATTTCTCTAGGTGGTGGAAATACTCCCGAATCTATGCCAAAGCTTCCAGGCGCACCCTTGATTGTCGGATATGCGCCCCAATTGGAACTGCTCAAGAAAGCAACTCTCACTATTACTCACGGAGGTCTGAATACTGTTCTTGAATCTTTAAGCAATGGAGTGCCAATGGTTACAATACCTGTTACCAATGACCAACCCGGCGTCGCAGCACGTTTAGCTTGGACTGGTGCTGGAGAAATGCTGCCCTTGTCTCGCTTAAGTATTCCTAAACTGCGAGATGCTGTTCAACGAGTGCTAACGGAAGATTCTTACGGAAAGCAAGCAGTGCGTTTACAAGAAGCAATTCGCCGAGCAGGCGGTCTGAGGCGTGCTGCTGATATTATCGAAAAGGTTGTATCCACAGGTAAACCAGTCTTAGGAACTATGGGCGGGTGA